From the Candidatus Pelagibacter sp. IMCC9063 genome, the window GGTATTTTAAAAAGAATTATTGTTATTGATATCTCGGGAGAAACGAGTCTAAAAAAACCAATTTTTTTTGTTAATCCAAAAATAGTTTGGAAATCAGATATTCTTGAAACAAAACAAGAGGGTTGCCTTTCTATACCTGGGCATTTTGGAAATATAAAGAGACCGGAAGCGTGTCATGTTAAATATTTAGATTATAGTGGAAAAGAAAAAACTTTAAAAGCAGATGGATTGCTAGCAACATGTATTCAACATGAAATAGATCACTGCAATGGAACATTGTTTATAGATTACCTTTCAAAATTAAAAAAAGCTTTTATTATAAAAAAATTAACTAAAGCTCAAAAAAATCAAGAATAAAATTATGACACTTAAAGTTGTTTTCATGGGTACGCCTCAGTTTGCCGTACCTGCTTTAAAAAAAATTTGTGAAAGTGAAATAGATATCGTTGCTGTGTATTCGCAGCCGCCTAGAAAATCTAATAGAGGAATGAAGATTGAAAAAAGTCCAGTTCATGAATTTGCAGATAATAATAATTTAAACATTAGAACTCCTAGTAAACTAGATAATGATTGGGAATATTTTAAATCACTAACCTTTGATTTGGCTATTGTAGTTGCGTATGGTCAAATTATTTTAAAAAATTTTTTAGAAATTCCAGAGCATGGATTTTTAAATATACATGCATCTATTTTACCTAAATGGAGAGGAGCAGCACCAATACAAAGATCAATTATGGAGCAAGATACTTTCACAGGGATATCGATTATGCAGATTGAAGAGCAATTGGATGCTGGTCCAGTATTAATTAAACAGGAAATTGAATTAAATGAAAATAGTACCACAGGGCAGGTCGAGCAAAACTTATCTGAAATAGGAGCCGATAAAATTTTAGAAGCTATTCATTTAGTTGAAAAAAAAGAAGCTGTATATATTCCTCAAGACGACAACGCAGCAACCTATGCCAAAAAAATTAAAAAAGAAGATGAGACAATTGATTGGAGCAGAGATGCCAAAGCAATCATTGCCCAAATTAATGGGTTAAATCCTAGACCAGGAGCATACTTTGAATATAGGGGTGAAAAAATAAAAATTTGGAAAGCTAGCTATGGAAGTGGAGAAGGAGAACCAGGCACGGTTATGAATGATAATCTTCAAATAGCTTGTGGAAAAGGATCAATTTCTGTTAAAGAAATACAGAGACCTGGAAAAAAAATTCAACCAATAAAAATATTTTTATTAGGATTTGCCATTCCAGAATCTACACAACTTAAGTAATGAGAAGATATAAGTGTATTGTTGAATATGATGGGACATCTTTTGTGGGGTGGCAAAGACAAACAAACGGATATTCAGTTCAAGAAGCTGTTGAAAAAAGTTTAAAATCTATTACGCAAGAAAAAATTAGAATTCATGGATCTGGGAGAACGGACACGGGAGTTCATGCAAAAGGGCAGGTTATTCATTTTGATTCCAACACAAATTTAGATGAATATACAATTACTAGTGCACTCAATCATTACTTAAAAAAAGAACTTATTAGTATTTTAAGCACAGAAATTGTTGATGATAATTTTGATGCACGACGAAGTGCCATTCTAAGAACTTATGAATATTTGATTATCAATAGAGCTGCACCATTAGCCATTGATAAAAACAAAGCATGGCATATCTCAAAACCCTTAAATGAGAAATTAATTTTTGCTGCAATAAAAATTTTTGAAGGGACCCATGATTTTACTACTTTTCGTGCAGCCTCTTGTGAAGCCTCCTCGCCTATTAGAACCATTGAATACACAGAGGCATTTGCTCGTAATGAAGAAATTTTAATTACTTTTCAGTCTAAATCTTTTTTGCAACATCAAGTGAGGTCTATGATTGGTGCATTGAAACTTATTGGAGAGGAAAAGTGGAGTATACGTGATTTACAATCCGCTTTAGATTCTAAAGATAGATCTAGGTGTGCCGCGCTTGCTCCAGCCTGCGGATTGTACTTACTTAAAGTAAGTTTCTAATACTTTGTAGTATATCTTTTTTAATTTTTTTAAATCATTTACGGACACACATTCATTAATTTTATGCATAGTGTTGCCAACTAAGCCAAATTCTACACAGGGAGCAATGTCTTTAATAAATCTTGCATCAGAAGTTCCACCACTGGTGGAAAGAACTGGCTTTTTATTTGTAATTTTTTTAATTACTTGAGACATCATGCGTACGGTCTCTCCCGGCTTTGTAATAAAGGCTGTTCCAGTTTCTGAAAATTTAACAATAGGTTTGCACTTATATTTTTTGGCTATTGTCTGAACGATAGTAGAAATCTTTTTTTTTAAAGAAGAGTGGTTATGCTTGTTGTTAAATCTAATATTAAAAGTTGCAGAGGAAGTTGCTGGAATAACATTGTCAGCATGGCTATCAGTCCCAATTTTGGTAATTTCTAAATTCGAAGGTTGAAAATTATTTGTTCCATTATCTAATTTAGTTGATTTTAATTTATCTAGTATTTTTATTAAAGGAGTAGAAGGGTTACATGCTTCATGAGGGTAAGCAACATGGCCTTGAATTCCTGATAGGGTTAGATGTGTTGTAATACTTCCTCTTCTCCCTATTTTCATCATTTGTCCTAAAACTTTTCTATTAGAAGGTTCTCCGACAATACAAAAGTCAATTTTTTCTTTTTTCTTTTTTAAATAATTCACCACTTTTTTGGTTCCGTTGATGGCTACTCCTTCTTCGTCTCCAGTAATAATAAAACTAATTGAACCTTTAAATTTTTTTTGGTCTTTTATAAATTCGCTAACTGCAGCAATAAAGCAAGCAATTCCACCCTTCATATCGCTAGCGCCTCTTCCATAAATTTTTCCATTTTTTACTATTCCTGAAAATGGACCCGCATCCCAAGACTTTGCGTTTCCTGTTGGAACTACATCAGTATGTCCTGCAAAACAAAAATTGGGAGAAGATGTGCCCAGTCTCGCATATAGGTTTTTTATGGGAGGTGTATTTTTATCTTTAAAGTTAAGAATTGTGCATTTAAACCCTAGAGATTTAAGTCGCTTTGTAACAAGATCAATTGCTCCCGCATCAATCGGTGTAACACTTGGTATTTTGATTAGTTCTTTAGTGAATGAAAGTTCGTTAATAATTTTTGCCATTTACTCTCTTAGTAAATCATTAACAGAAGTTTTGCTTCTTGTTTTTTCATCTACAGTTTTTACGATGACCGCGCAGTATAAGTTTGGACCATCTTTATCATTGTTGCTTGGCATGCTACCGGCTACCACCACTGAGTAGGGAGGTATTTTTCCGTAAGAAATTGATTTTGTTTTTCGGTCATAAATTTTTGTAGAAGCCCCAAGATAAACACCCATAGAAATAACAGAGCCTTCTCGAACAATGACACCTTCTGCAACTTCTGATCTTGCTCCAATAAAACAGTTGTCTTCAATGATCACCGGACTGGCTTGAAGAGGCTCTAGGACTCCACCAATTCCAACTCCACCACTGATATGGCAATTTTTTCCTATTTGAGCACAAGAACCAACGGTGGACCATGTGTCAATCATAGTACCTTCATCTACATAACCGCCTATATTAATAAAGCATGGCATAAGGACAGCATTTTTTCCAACAAAGGATCCTTTTCTAACAGGAGAGTTTGGTACCATTCTAAATCCTGCTTTAACGTGATCTTCTTTGTTCCATCCTGCTGTTTTCCCTTTTATTAAATGAGCTTTATCGTACCAGCTGCTATAGGGACCACTTAAAGTTTCCATTTCATTAACCCTGAAGCTTAAAAGTATCGCTTTTTTAATCCATTCGTGAACGATCCAATTGTCACCTTTTTTTTCTGAAACTCTTATTTTGCCCTGGTCAAGAGATTCAATAGTATGCTCAATAGCCGTAATAATTTTTGAGTCGGAGTCTTTAGAAATAGTGTCTCTTACTTCCCAAGCTTGATTGATTGTGTTTTCTAGTTCCATAATTTTAATTAATGTTTTTATTTATTTCAGTTAAAAAATCAATGAGATTTTTTACCTTATAATGAACATGCTTTCCATCATATCCTTCTTTACAGTAGCTATCATCATTTTCAATCCAGGCCGTTTTCATTCCCAAGTTATGAGCAGGTAATAAATTTTTAGCAATATCTTCAAAAAAAATACTCTTTTTTGGATCTAGATTGTGGGTAGAAATTAACAAATGATAAGGTTCCACCTCTGGCTTAGGCATAAATTTTGAGTCAACTATATCGAACATTTTAGTAAAATGTTTTTCTATACCCAGTCGTTCAGTTACTTTTTTAGCATGTTTTCTAGTACCATTCGTAAAAATAACTTTCTCTCCTGGCAATTTCTCGA encodes:
- the dapE gene encoding succinyl-diaminopimelate desuccinylase, translating into MAKIINELSFTKELIKIPSVTPIDAGAIDLVTKRLKSLGFKCTILNFKDKNTPPIKNLYARLGTSSPNFCFAGHTDVVPTGNAKSWDAGPFSGIVKNGKIYGRGASDMKGGIACFIAAVSEFIKDQKKFKGSISFIITGDEEGVAINGTKKVVNYLKKKKEKIDFCIVGEPSNRKVLGQMMKIGRRGSITTHLTLSGIQGHVAYPHEACNPSTPLIKILDKLKSTKLDNGTNNFQPSNLEITKIGTDSHADNVIPATSSATFNIRFNNKHNHSSLKKKISTIVQTIAKKYKCKPIVKFSETGTAFITKPGETVRMMSQVIKKITNKKPVLSTSGGTSDARFIKDIAPCVEFGLVGNTMHKINECVSVNDLKKLKKIYYKVLETYFK
- the def gene encoding peptide deformylase — encoded protein: MSILTIVKEPDPILRKKSLPVKEVNGEIKKLMKNMLETMYAAPGIGLAAVQVGILKRIIVIDISGETSLKKPIFFVNPKIVWKSDILETKQEGCLSIPGHFGNIKRPEACHVKYLDYSGKEKTLKADGLLATCIQHEIDHCNGTLFIDYLSKLKKAFIIKKLTKAQKNQE
- the truA gene encoding tRNA pseudouridine(38-40) synthase TruA, which translates into the protein MRRYKCIVEYDGTSFVGWQRQTNGYSVQEAVEKSLKSITQEKIRIHGSGRTDTGVHAKGQVIHFDSNTNLDEYTITSALNHYLKKELISILSTEIVDDNFDARRSAILRTYEYLIINRAAPLAIDKNKAWHISKPLNEKLIFAAIKIFEGTHDFTTFRAASCEASSPIRTIEYTEAFARNEEILITFQSKSFLQHQVRSMIGALKLIGEEKWSIRDLQSALDSKDRSRCAALAPACGLYLLKVSF
- the fmt gene encoding methionyl-tRNA formyltransferase; the protein is MTLKVVFMGTPQFAVPALKKICESEIDIVAVYSQPPRKSNRGMKIEKSPVHEFADNNNLNIRTPSKLDNDWEYFKSLTFDLAIVVAYGQIILKNFLEIPEHGFLNIHASILPKWRGAAPIQRSIMEQDTFTGISIMQIEEQLDAGPVLIKQEIELNENSTTGQVEQNLSEIGADKILEAIHLVEKKEAVYIPQDDNAATYAKKIKKEDETIDWSRDAKAIIAQINGLNPRPGAYFEYRGEKIKIWKASYGSGEGEPGTVMNDNLQIACGKGSISVKEIQRPGKKIQPIKIFLLGFAIPESTQLK
- the dapD gene encoding 2,3,4,5-tetrahydropyridine-2,6-dicarboxylate N-succinyltransferase — translated: MELENTINQAWEVRDTISKDSDSKIITAIEHTIESLDQGKIRVSEKKGDNWIVHEWIKKAILLSFRVNEMETLSGPYSSWYDKAHLIKGKTAGWNKEDHVKAGFRMVPNSPVRKGSFVGKNAVLMPCFINIGGYVDEGTMIDTWSTVGSCAQIGKNCHISGGVGIGGVLEPLQASPVIIEDNCFIGARSEVAEGVIVREGSVISMGVYLGASTKIYDRKTKSISYGKIPPYSVVVAGSMPSNNDKDGPNLYCAVIVKTVDEKTRSKTSVNDLLRE
- a CDS encoding pyrimidine 5'-nucleotidase, with amino-acid sequence MIELKNIRHWIFDLDNTLYPNTTNLFDKIDDLMCQFIEENLSVSKEEALKIKNTYFHDHGTTLNGLMKKHDIDPDKFLEFVHDIDYTLLNKDEELGIQIEKLPGEKVIFTNGTRKHAKKVTERLGIEKHFTKMFDIVDSKFMPKPEVEPYHLLISTHNLDPKKSIFFEDIAKNLLPAHNLGMKTAWIENDDSYCKEGYDGKHVHYKVKNLIDFLTEINKNIN